The genomic segment CCTGGAAAAGCTATCGGGATCGCGAATATCTACCAGCAGAGCATTTCCCTGTGCCAATAAACGTCGTGCTTCATCGGGAGTTACCTGTGCGATCGACTCCTGCATACTGTTTACACCTCCAGCTTATGCGACTCATGAGTCTCGCACGATAGCATGCCCTAACCCCCAATCCCAATAGAAACTCTCAGCCCACACTTTTGGAGCCTAACTCTTGCTGAGTCGAGGGAATTATGCTGAGATCCCGCGGCGTAATCTCCCACCTTAGCTCGAGCTATCATCCGACAAACTCAGACATCCAGAGCTCCAGACAGTTAGATTGCTAAATTTTAATCTAATGGTACAATTAGCCCCTTAAATCACACGGATAAAATAGATTTCAGGTACCCCATGACGATTTGGAATGGCGAATATATCCCGCCCTATGCCGAGCACGGAAAGAAAAGCCAGCAGGTAAAAAAAATTACCGTTTCTATTCCTCTGAAAGTACTCAAGATCCTCACCGATGAAAGGACTCGTCGTCAGGTGAACAACCTGCGTCATGCCACCAACAGTGAACTCTTGTGTGAGGCGTTTTTGCACGCTTACACCGGGCAGCCTCTGCCTGAGGATGAGGATCTTCGAAAGGACCAAGCCGATGGGATCCCGGCTCAGGCTCTTGAGCTGATGAAAGAGCTTGGTATTGAACCGGATGAAGAATAGGAGTCAGGCTCAGCATTGAGCAAATTCCCACAGCAAACCCGCGTAGAGAAAGGGCAAACATTTGAGATGCCCAAAAAAGAAAAAGCAGGGCTAAAAGCCCTGCAAAAAGACCCAGAGGGAGTGCTCCACAACTCGTGTTACCGAACACAACCTGAAATCAACAGCAACTTCACTCTAGCAAAAACTAAACGCCATTTTTGAGACTGAAACCTTTTTCATGAGCAATTACTGGTAAAAAATCAGCCCTTTTATGCTGATTTAAGGATCCCGGCCAGCTCCTTAGCAGCCAAAACCATAAAATCCGGATTCTCCAGACTCTCACGCTGATTGTAGGTCAGTGGTTTTTGCTGCAACGACAGGATCTCTCCTCCCGCTTCTTCAACGATACACTGCACCGCAGCCGTATCCCACTCCCCTGTCGGGCCGACTCTGAGATATGCATCCACCCTGCCCGCGGCAACCGCACAAGACTTGAGTGAGCTTGAGCCCAGCGCAACAAACTGGTACTCCAAATCTCCCTTAAGCCTGGTTTTGATGAGATCCAGCTTTTGTCGACGGCTTACTGCAATTGTAAGTGACTCTCTCGTCTGCCGGGTATGGATCGGCTCAGGCACACTATCGAGGGCCTGATAATAAGCACCCTGTCCGCGACAGGCATAATAACAGTCCCCGCTCTCTGGCGCGCACACTACTCCCAATACGGGAATCCCCTCCTCGACCAGAGCAATCACGGTCGCGAAATCTCCGCTGCGAGCGATAAATTCCTGGGTGCCATCCAGGGGATCCACCAGCCAGTAACGTTTCCAGAAACTGCGCTCACTCAGCGGAATATCAGAGTCTTCCTCGGAGAGCACAGGGATCTCGGGCGCCAGCTCCGCCAGGGCTTTGGTCAGGTAGTCATGGGCCGCATAGTCGGCGCTGGTGACCGGGGTCTGATCGGCCTTGAGTTGCTGTTGGTAGTCCTTGCTCTGATACACCTTATGCAGGATCTCGGCTGCCTGCCTGGCGATAGCCAGGGTTTGAGGCAGAAGTTGGCTGGGAGTCATCTGCTCCTCCTTCGATGGGATGCGGGCTTGGGGAAGCCCCTATGATAGGGAGATTGCTCAGCAGACTAAAGCGTCAACCAGCAAAATTCAGATAAAAAAATAGCCCTCACTGAGGGCTATTTTATTCCAAGACAACCTTAATTAAGCACGGCTGGCACGCTTACGATCGGTCTCGGTCAGAAGCTTCTTACGAATTCGGATATGCACTGGAGTCACCTCGACTAGCTCATCATCGTTAATGAACTCGAGAGCCTGCTCCAGGGTCATGCGGATCGCCGGGGTCAGCTGGATGTTTTCGTCGGTACCTGAGGCACGAACGTTGGTCAGCTGCTTGCCCTTGAGGACGTTCACCGTCAGATCGTTGGTACGGGTGTGGATCCCCACAACCTGCCCCTCATACACCTGCTCACTTGGACCAATCATCAGCTTACCGCGCTCTTGAAGGTTCCATAGCGAGTAGCCCAGCGCCTTACCGGTTGCATTGGAGATCAAAACCCCGTTACTACGCTGGCCGATCTCACCCTCTTTACGCGGTGCATAGTGGTCAAAGCTGTGATAGATGAGGCCGGTTCCAGAGGTCAGGGTCATGAACTCGGTCTGGAAACCGATGAGGCCACGACTTGGGATGATGTAGTCGACACGGATACGCCCCTTACCATCGGGCAGCATCTGCTGCAGTTCACCCTTACGCAGGCCCAGCTGCTCGATCACTCCCCCTGGAACTCCTCAGGGATATCCACGGTTAGAGTCTCATACGGTTCCTGTGTCTGTCCATCGATTTCACGCATGATCACTTCAGGGCGGGATACCGCCAGCTCGAAGCCTTCACGGCGCATGTTCTCAATCAGGACACTCAGGTGCAGCTCACCACGGCCTGAGACGCGGAACTTATCGGGATCGTCCATCTGCTCAACACGCAGGGCCACGTTGTGCTTGAGCTCCTGCTCCAGGCGCTCTAAGATGTTACGTGAGGTCACGAACTTACCTTCCTGACCGGCAAACGGAGAGGTGTTTACCTGGAAGGTCATGGTGACGGTTGGCTCATCAACGCTCAGGGCTGGCAGAGCTTCAACCTGAGACTGGCTACAGATGGTATCGGAGATCTTAAGATCGCCCAGTCCTGTGATCGCAACGATATCGCCGGCACTCGCCTGCTCAACCTCGTTACGCTCCAGTCCGAGATAACCCAGCACCTGGCCAACCTTACCGTTACGGGTCTTGCCCTCTTTATCGATGATGCTGACCTGCTGGTTGGGCTTGATGGTGCCGCGCACGATACGGCCGATGCCGATAACCCCAACATAGGAGGAGTAATCCAGCTGAGAGATCTGCATCTGCAGCTCACCGGCAGGATCGGCCTGTGGCGCAGGGGCCTTCTCAACAATCGCCTCAAACAGAGCCGTCATATCTTCGGTCTGTTCCTCGGGATCCATCGCAGCATAACCGGCCAGAGCTGAGGTGTAGACCACAGGGAAGTCCAGTTGCTCATCGGTTGCACCCAGGTTGTCAAACAGATCAAACACCTGATCGATAACCCAATCCGGGCGTGCACCGGGACGGTCAATCTTGTTGACGACAACGATAGGCTTGAGGCCACGAGCAAATGCCTTCTGGGTGACGAAACGTGTCTGAGGCATAGGACCATCGACCGCATCTACCAGCAGCAGTACCGTATCGACCATAGACATTACACGCTCAACCTCACCACCGAAGTCGGCGTGTCCCGGGGTGTCTACAATATTGATGCGGTAATCTTGCCAATTGATCGCTGTGTTCTTAGCGAGAATGGTAATACCGCGCTCTTGCTCCTGTGCGTTAGAGTCGAGGATCCTTTCCTGACCTTCGTTGCTGCGCTCTAACGTTCCAGACTGTTGTAGCAATTTATCTACCAGAGTAGTTTTGCCATGGTCAACATGAGCAATAATCGCGATATTTCGCAGTTTATCTA from the Dongshaea marina genome contains:
- the metJ gene encoding met regulon transcriptional regulator MetJ, which translates into the protein MTIWNGEYIPPYAEHGKKSQQVKKITVSIPLKVLKILTDERTRRQVNNLRHATNSELLCEAFLHAYTGQPLPEDEDLRKDQADGIPAQALELMKELGIEPDEE
- the cysQ gene encoding 3'(2'),5'-bisphosphate nucleotidase CysQ; translated protein: MTPSQLLPQTLAIARQAAEILHKVYQSKDYQQQLKADQTPVTSADYAAHDYLTKALAELAPEIPVLSEEDSDIPLSERSFWKRYWLVDPLDGTQEFIARSGDFATVIALVEEGIPVLGVVCAPESGDCYYACRGQGAYYQALDSVPEPIHTRQTRESLTIAVSRRQKLDLIKTRLKGDLEYQFVALGSSSLKSCAVAAGRVDAYLRVGPTGEWDTAAVQCIVEEAGGEILSLQQKPLTYNQRESLENPDFMVLAAKELAGILKSA